The following are encoded in a window of Armatimonas rosea genomic DNA:
- the rplC gene encoding 50S ribosomal protein L3 produces the protein MSVKGILGRKVGMTQIFDDEGKVVPVTVIAVEPSVISQVKTVDNDGYSAAQIAFEECNVNRLNRPEQGHLASAGVQPRRYLKEYGIQDGASVAVGDTVSADTLFTVGEKVVVVGVSKGKGFAGVVKRFHFHGADMTHGSMIHRKPQSGGATDAARTFKGTRKPGRMGNEQVSQQGLRVVRIDAEKNIILVKGAVPGANGGLLSIEKARRAEKVRVRQETQRSSKKK, from the coding sequence ATGTCAGTGAAGGGCATTCTTGGCCGCAAGGTCGGGATGACACAGATTTTTGATGACGAGGGCAAGGTGGTGCCGGTGACGGTGATCGCTGTGGAGCCTAGTGTCATTTCTCAGGTGAAGACCGTTGACAACGATGGCTACAGCGCGGCTCAGATCGCGTTTGAAGAGTGTAATGTCAACCGTCTGAACCGCCCCGAGCAGGGCCACTTGGCCAGTGCCGGGGTGCAGCCGCGCCGCTACCTGAAGGAGTATGGAATTCAGGACGGTGCCAGCGTCGCGGTGGGAGACACCGTGAGCGCCGATACCCTCTTTACCGTCGGCGAGAAGGTCGTCGTGGTTGGTGTCAGCAAGGGTAAGGGATTTGCGGGCGTCGTGAAGCGCTTCCACTTCCATGGTGCTGATATGACCCACGGCTCGATGATCCACCGTAAGCCCCAGTCGGGTGGTGCGACAGACGCCGCGCGTACATTCAAGGGAACCCGCAAGCCGGGCCGCATGGGCAACGAGCAAGTGAGCCAGCAGGGCCTGCGCGTGGTTCGTATTGATGCAGAGAAGAACATCATTCTCGTGAAGGGTGCCGTCCCTGGTGCCAACGGTGGGCTGCTTTCCATTGAGAAGGCTCGCCGTGCAGAGAAGGTTCGCGTTCGCCAGGAGACACAGCGCTCCAGCAAGAAGAAGTAA
- a CDS encoding MlaD family protein has translation MSRGNFVTGVVVTTGIGGLVFCWTWLNRTFQERNTVDFRVAFDDVKGLKGMEEVRVAGFQVGSVKSVQLAPDGRKAITLLRINRDVKIPVDSKISVSSGLLGGGAVVTIVPGNKSDLITEETTKQSPLAGEPAAGLDSALAGVSKFTNDDALRADLMATAHNLRLMSEKINKLGAIGALDDPKGDLQGTLRNLQATSALLPGTMKRVDTVLANAADVAASAKSIVPLLEKQVVVLSRETQTLVKDLDTVMKSGGRIAAETEGLAREAKLTVADSRESIKALLRSANDAASGAAGLAEQLAGLVGDKNLKGNIIAATGNLTKVSDNLVAISQKLDATAGTLSQTATDPELLGNIKLTVANVKDASGSIKNLMARVETLRLPGEKKISTSPAPNRPVERGKQPTWYEPGLTGDFLYDTKAERFQLDTNYAQVSGGQLFRVGVADATERNRVNVQLGQKSGELWTRYGLFGSKLGVGFDTQAGPLQWRLDLLDPNHFTANTRLRARLNNNTALVFGLDSVGNGNRPSVGLQIRK, from the coding sequence ATGAGTAGAGGCAATTTTGTCACGGGGGTTGTTGTCACCACAGGAATTGGGGGGCTGGTGTTCTGCTGGACCTGGCTCAACCGAACCTTCCAGGAGCGCAACACGGTCGACTTCCGTGTGGCCTTTGACGATGTCAAGGGGCTCAAGGGGATGGAGGAGGTGCGGGTCGCCGGCTTTCAAGTCGGGTCCGTCAAGAGCGTCCAGCTCGCCCCCGATGGCCGTAAGGCGATCACGCTGCTACGGATCAACCGCGATGTGAAGATTCCCGTGGACTCCAAGATCAGTGTCTCGTCTGGTCTGCTGGGCGGCGGTGCCGTGGTGACCATTGTCCCTGGCAACAAGAGCGACCTGATCACCGAGGAGACGACCAAACAGAGCCCTCTGGCCGGCGAGCCCGCCGCGGGTCTGGACTCGGCGCTGGCGGGGGTGAGCAAGTTCACCAACGACGATGCCCTCCGCGCTGATCTCATGGCGACCGCACACAACCTCCGGCTAATGAGCGAGAAGATCAATAAACTGGGGGCGATCGGGGCGCTCGACGATCCCAAGGGCGATCTGCAGGGGACGCTCCGTAACCTCCAGGCGACCTCGGCGCTGCTGCCGGGAACCATGAAACGCGTGGATACGGTGCTGGCCAACGCCGCCGATGTCGCGGCCTCGGCTAAGAGCATTGTTCCCTTGCTCGAAAAACAAGTGGTGGTTCTCTCCCGCGAGACCCAGACTCTGGTAAAGGACCTCGATACCGTGATGAAGTCCGGCGGACGGATCGCCGCCGAGACCGAGGGGCTGGCGCGTGAGGCCAAGCTGACGGTCGCCGATAGCCGGGAGAGCATCAAGGCACTGCTCCGCTCCGCCAACGATGCCGCCTCCGGTGCCGCCGGCCTCGCCGAGCAGCTGGCAGGACTGGTGGGGGATAAGAACCTCAAGGGAAATATCATCGCGGCGACTGGCAACCTCACCAAGGTCTCGGACAATTTGGTGGCGATCTCCCAGAAACTCGATGCCACCGCAGGCACGCTCTCCCAGACCGCCACCGACCCGGAGCTCTTGGGCAATATCAAGCTGACGGTCGCCAATGTGAAGGATGCTAGCGGCTCGATTAAAAATTTAATGGCCCGTGTGGAGACCTTGCGCCTGCCGGGTGAGAAAAAAATTAGTACCTCGCCCGCGCCAAATCGCCCTGTGGAGAGGGGCAAACAGCCAACCTGGTACGAGCCGGGCTTGACCGGAGACTTTCTGTACGATACAAAGGCGGAGCGTTTTCAGCTCGATACCAACTACGCACAGGTCTCAGGCGGTCAGCTCTTCCGAGTAGGAGTGGCCGATGCGACTGAGCGTAATCGGGTCAATGTGCAGCTCGGGCAGAAAAGCGGAGAGCTCTGGACGCGCTACGGCCTCTTTGGCAGCAAGCTGGGAGTTGGCTTCGACACGCAGGCAGGACCGCTACAATGGCGGCTCGACCTGCTCGATCCCAACCACTTTACTGCCAATACACGGCTCCGAGCGCGTCTAAATAACAACACTGCGCTGGTCTTTGGGCTAGATTCCGTCGGCAATGGGAATCGTCCATCGGTCGGCCTTCAGATAAGGAAGTAA
- the rplI gene encoding 50S ribosomal protein L9 — protein sequence MNVILQKDVVKVGKEGEVVAVSDGYARNYLFPRGLAVSASGGALKNLEARHAAEERKSEAQLAQAQQDQAALEGKTVKIVTKAGAGDRLYGSITSGDIAAALKSDLGVTVDKRRVLLLDPIRAVGTFHVDVKLHKDITVPVTVAVEKA from the coding sequence ATGAACGTCATTTTACAAAAGGATGTGGTCAAGGTCGGGAAAGAGGGCGAGGTTGTCGCTGTCTCCGATGGCTACGCCCGCAACTACCTGTTCCCCCGTGGCCTTGCTGTCTCCGCTTCGGGTGGAGCGCTCAAGAACCTGGAGGCTCGCCATGCCGCTGAGGAGCGCAAGAGCGAGGCACAGCTGGCGCAGGCTCAGCAGGACCAGGCCGCACTTGAGGGCAAGACCGTCAAGATCGTGACCAAGGCCGGGGCCGGGGATCGTCTCTACGGCTCGATCACCTCGGGCGATATCGCCGCCGCGCTCAAGAGCGACCTTGGCGTCACCGTGGACAAGCGCCGCGTGCTCCTGCTGGACCCGATCCGCGCCGTGGGCACCTTCCATGTCGATGTCAAGCTCCACAAGGACATCACGGTTCCCGTTACCGTGGCGGTCGAAAAGGCGTAG
- a CDS encoding ABC transporter ATP-binding protein encodes METTPAPPRIRLKDLCYTVDDREILSGITLDIAPGEILCVMGLSGAGKSTILRCIAGLVPATSGELLIDGVDLVGKQERELLPIRAKMGVVFQYAALFDSMNVYANIAFGLLRGPRCREFKKTPRAEITRRVQELLKEVGLPGIEKRMPPELSGGMRRRVGLARALATEPEIVLYDEPTSGLDPVTAAAIDDLIVRTRNTKGVTSVVVSHDMQSIFRIADKIVMLYEGKAQIYGTPDDVRNSDDPIVQQFIRGEIDGPIEIG; translated from the coding sequence ATGGAGACAACCCCTGCCCCCCCTCGTATTCGGCTGAAGGACCTGTGCTACACGGTCGATGACCGGGAGATTCTCTCGGGGATCACGCTGGATATCGCGCCGGGGGAGATTCTCTGCGTCATGGGCCTCTCCGGAGCGGGCAAGTCCACGATCCTACGCTGCATCGCGGGGCTGGTCCCGGCAACGAGCGGCGAGCTACTTATAGATGGAGTCGATCTTGTCGGAAAGCAGGAGCGGGAGCTGCTTCCCATACGCGCCAAGATGGGGGTGGTCTTCCAGTACGCCGCTCTCTTCGACTCCATGAATGTCTACGCCAATATCGCCTTCGGGCTCCTGCGGGGACCGCGCTGTAGGGAGTTCAAGAAGACGCCGCGGGCGGAGATCACGCGCCGGGTCCAGGAGCTCCTCAAGGAAGTCGGGCTGCCGGGGATCGAGAAGCGCATGCCGCCAGAGCTCTCGGGAGGGATGCGCCGCCGTGTGGGGCTGGCGCGCGCCCTCGCTACCGAGCCGGAGATCGTCCTCTACGACGAGCCAACCAGCGGCCTTGACCCCGTGACCGCGGCGGCGATCGACGATCTGATCGTGCGGACGCGTAACACAAAAGGAGTCACGAGTGTCGTGGTCTCCCATGACATGCAGAGTATCTTCCGAATCGCGGATAAAATAGTGATGCTCTATGAAGGGAAGGCGCAGATCTACGGCACTCCCGACGATGTACGAAACAGCGACGATCCCATTGTCCAGCAGTTTATTCGTGGCGAGATCGACGGCCCGATAGAGATTGGATAG
- a CDS encoding MlaE family ABC transporter permease, with product MKADAAEVFEEVGETTTKLLQRVFYRSFEYQGELLTLLGRAVKAIWKEGVHLGDFTRQLTSVGTESVPIVLLTVGFSGAVLALYTVGSLTNLGIGNLLGGIVALSIVRETGPLITAVTLIARVGSGITAEIGAMKTSEQVDALRAMGISPVAYLVVPRLLACLIMGPVTTLFGDAAGVFGGGVIAVNQGQTARQYTDSFRQLLEPNGSDIFEGLLKALVFGAIIALIACREGLETKGGAAGVGRSTNRAVVFTIILVFAADFVLTWFFKAKSVI from the coding sequence ATGAAGGCAGACGCAGCAGAGGTTTTTGAAGAGGTCGGGGAGACTACCACCAAGCTCCTCCAGCGGGTCTTCTACCGGTCTTTCGAGTACCAGGGCGAGCTCTTGACTCTCTTGGGACGAGCGGTTAAGGCGATCTGGAAAGAGGGAGTCCACCTCGGTGACTTTACGCGCCAGCTCACGAGCGTGGGCACGGAGTCGGTGCCGATTGTCTTGCTCACCGTGGGGTTCTCCGGGGCGGTTCTGGCGCTCTACACGGTCGGCTCCCTCACCAACCTCGGGATCGGGAACCTCCTGGGAGGCATTGTCGCGCTCTCCATTGTGCGTGAGACCGGCCCGCTGATCACCGCCGTGACCCTCATCGCCCGCGTGGGCTCCGGGATCACGGCCGAGATCGGGGCGATGAAGACCAGCGAGCAGGTCGATGCGCTCCGGGCCATGGGAATCTCCCCGGTTGCCTACTTAGTTGTCCCTCGCCTGCTGGCCTGCCTCATCATGGGGCCGGTGACCACGCTCTTTGGGGATGCGGCTGGGGTCTTTGGGGGCGGGGTGATCGCGGTAAACCAGGGCCAGACCGCCCGCCAGTACACCGACTCCTTCCGTCAGCTGCTCGAACCCAATGGCTCCGATATCTTCGAGGGGCTCCTCAAGGCGCTGGTCTTTGGGGCCATTATCGCCCTGATCGCCTGCCGTGAGGGGCTGGAGACCAAGGGGGGGGCCGCGGGTGTCGGGCGCTCGACCAACCGCGCCGTGGTCTTTACCATTATTCTTGTCTTCGCAGCCGACTTTGTGCTGACCTGGTTCTTCAAGGCAAAGTCGGTGATCTAA
- the tuf gene encoding elongation factor Tu — translation MGKAKFERSKPHVNVGTIGHVDHGKTSLTAAITTVLAKAGGAKAMSYEAIDAAPEEKERGITINTAHVEYETATRHYAHVDCPGHADYIKNMITGAAQMDGAILVCSAADGPMPQTREHILLARQVGVPSIVVFLNKADMVDDPELLELVELEVRDLLSKYSFPGDDTPIVVGSATQALAGDQGEYGEPSILRLMDAVDAYIPTPERPKDLPFLMPVEDVFTITGRGTVATGRVERGQLKAGEPLEIVGLKDTTNTVATSMEMFRKTLDYVEAGDNAGVLLRGVDRNKIERGQVLAKPGSIKPHTKFEAEVYILAKEEGGRHTPFFTGYRPQFYFRTTDVTGNMDLPEGVEMVMPGDNVTIKGELIAPIAMEEGLRFAIREGGRTVGAGVVSKIIA, via the coding sequence ATGGGAAAGGCAAAGTTTGAGCGATCGAAGCCTCACGTAAACGTGGGGACGATCGGACACGTGGATCATGGCAAGACCAGCCTGACAGCCGCGATTACGACGGTTCTAGCCAAGGCGGGTGGCGCAAAGGCGATGTCCTACGAGGCCATCGACGCTGCACCCGAAGAGAAAGAGCGCGGAATTACCATCAACACCGCGCACGTCGAGTACGAGACCGCGACCCGGCACTACGCCCACGTCGACTGCCCCGGACACGCCGACTACATCAAGAACATGATCACCGGTGCTGCCCAGATGGACGGCGCGATCCTGGTCTGCTCCGCTGCCGATGGCCCCATGCCCCAGACCCGTGAGCACATCCTGCTCGCCCGTCAGGTCGGTGTGCCCTCCATCGTGGTGTTTTTGAACAAGGCCGACATGGTCGATGATCCTGAGCTTCTTGAGCTGGTTGAGCTTGAGGTTCGTGATCTTCTCTCCAAGTACAGCTTCCCCGGCGACGACACCCCGATCGTGGTTGGCTCTGCGACCCAGGCGCTTGCCGGTGACCAGGGTGAGTACGGTGAGCCCTCGATCCTGCGCCTGATGGACGCGGTGGATGCCTACATCCCCACTCCTGAGCGTCCCAAGGACCTTCCGTTCCTGATGCCTGTCGAGGACGTCTTCACGATCACCGGTCGTGGTACGGTTGCGACGGGTCGTGTGGAGCGTGGTCAGCTCAAGGCGGGTGAGCCGCTTGAGATCGTGGGCCTTAAGGACACGACCAACACGGTTGCGACCTCTATGGAGATGTTCCGCAAGACGCTCGACTATGTCGAGGCGGGTGACAATGCGGGTGTTCTTCTTCGTGGTGTGGACCGCAACAAGATCGAGCGTGGTCAGGTTCTTGCCAAGCCGGGCTCCATCAAGCCGCACACGAAGTTCGAGGCCGAGGTCTATATCCTTGCGAAGGAGGAGGGTGGTCGTCACACCCCGTTCTTCACGGGTTACCGTCCTCAGTTCTACTTCCGTACGACGGACGTGACGGGTAACATGGACCTTCCTGAGGGTGTTGAGATGGTGATGCCCGGTGACAACGTCACGATCAAGGGCGAGCTGATCGCTCCTATCGCGATGGAAGAGGGTCTTCGCTTCGCGATCCGTGAGGGTGGCCGCACGGTTGGTGCGGGCGTCGTCTCCAAGATCATCGCCTAG
- the purD gene encoding phosphoribosylamine--glycine ligase — MKILVIGSGGREHAICWKLAQSPQVRKIYCAPGNAGTAEVAENVAIDVMDIEALRVFVEHQKIDLTIVGPEKPLIAGIVDVFEARGLRIFGPSKEPAQLEGSKVFSKRLMKDAGVPTADFEVFDDPQRAREYLAQARFPIVVKADGEAAGKGVVVAQDYAEAETAVRQMMEERVFGASGERIVIEECLSGPEASVLAFVDGETVRPMIAIQDHKRIGEGDTGPNTGGMGAYAPVRVAPQSVVDEVTRRIIEPTVAAIRATGIPYRGVLYAGVMLTEKGPYCIEFNCRFGDPEAQVALMLLESDLASICQAVVDVELDKVPVVFSQRAAVTVVMASGGYPGPYETGVPMTGLEAAQKLDALAIFHAGTKRDEDGQLVTNGGRVLAVTATGETFAEAKERAYAGVGLVRFDGAYFRRDIGWQA, encoded by the coding sequence TTGAAAATCTTAGTGATTGGTAGCGGTGGACGTGAGCACGCGATCTGCTGGAAGCTGGCGCAGAGCCCACAAGTGCGCAAGATCTACTGTGCGCCGGGCAATGCGGGGACCGCAGAGGTCGCGGAGAATGTCGCTATCGACGTGATGGACATCGAGGCGCTGCGTGTCTTTGTGGAGCACCAGAAGATCGACCTGACCATCGTCGGGCCGGAGAAGCCGCTGATCGCTGGGATTGTCGATGTCTTTGAGGCACGGGGCTTGCGTATCTTTGGTCCAAGCAAGGAGCCCGCGCAGCTAGAGGGGAGCAAGGTCTTCTCCAAGCGGCTGATGAAGGATGCCGGGGTGCCGACGGCGGACTTTGAGGTCTTTGACGATCCCCAGAGGGCGCGGGAGTACCTGGCGCAGGCGCGCTTCCCGATCGTCGTCAAGGCCGATGGCGAGGCGGCGGGCAAGGGGGTCGTCGTGGCTCAGGACTACGCCGAGGCCGAGACCGCGGTGCGTCAGATGATGGAGGAGCGTGTCTTTGGGGCGAGCGGGGAGCGTATCGTGATCGAGGAGTGCCTCTCCGGTCCTGAGGCCAGCGTGCTTGCCTTTGTCGATGGGGAGACCGTGCGCCCAATGATCGCCATCCAGGACCATAAGCGCATTGGGGAGGGCGACACGGGACCCAATACGGGGGGAATGGGAGCCTACGCGCCCGTGCGAGTCGCCCCGCAGAGTGTCGTAGACGAGGTCACCCGGCGCATTATCGAGCCGACCGTCGCCGCGATCCGGGCGACGGGGATTCCCTACCGAGGAGTACTCTACGCCGGGGTGATGCTCACCGAGAAGGGGCCGTACTGCATCGAGTTCAACTGCCGCTTTGGCGACCCCGAGGCGCAAGTGGCTCTGATGCTCCTGGAGAGCGATCTGGCGAGTATCTGCCAGGCGGTGGTGGATGTCGAGCTGGACAAGGTGCCGGTGGTCTTTAGCCAGCGTGCGGCGGTGACGGTTGTGATGGCCTCGGGAGGCTACCCAGGGCCGTACGAGACGGGCGTGCCGATGACGGGACTGGAGGCGGCACAGAAGCTGGACGCGCTGGCGATCTTCCACGCGGGCACCAAGCGCGACGAAGACGGCCAGCTGGTGACCAACGGCGGAAGGGTCCTTGCGGTCACGGCGACCGGGGAGACCTTTGCCGAGGCGAAAGAGCGAGCCTATGCGGGGGTGGGGCTCGTCCGTTTCGATGGTGCCTACTTCCGCCGGGATATCGGCTGGCAGGCGTAG
- the dnaB gene encoding replicative DNA helicase, whose amino-acid sequence MTGRVPPQNIEAEMAVLGSMLLGDRNAIERVTEFLDKQDFYREAHGRIFEAMLSLVDKDEPVDIVTLKDELTRRGTLEQTGGYLYLMQLAEYVPTPANIVYYAKIVSEKAVLRRLIETASEIAGMAYGETDEVDTLVDQAERAIFNVARKRKTEGFTPLRPLLSEVFEQIDVAYHDKGVVSGTDTGFYDLNYITSGLKRGDLIIVAARPSMGKCLTARTLVDDPLTGERLTIEEAVRRKMPRIAGVSECGRIRPTAISDWIDSGIKPAFRVTTKTGRFVEVTGHHPFLTVKGWQPLHDLVVGDSIAVPRHLPVFGRDNNLSSDRIRLLAYLIAEGGLTDSCPEWTNTDPELIADFKKIIASEFSELSVRQEKITYIVSRSFVPGTRKNQPNPLTDWLRELGLWGKLAEEKKFPDCIWELSKESLADFLRVLMSCDGTIYPMSGFARIEFAVASEPLARDVQHALVRFGIVAKLWQKNKRCWRVEVTDPESVARYQAEIGWLGEKAQRQFRLERDTARRGNLGHPPKEVWDFVRVAAQQQNLSLTELALSTGEITGRAGYNPHTNRGLPRHRLSAYAEILDNDNLRAIASPELYWDEIISIESLGEQQVYDLTVPDGANFIAQDIIVHNTALTMNIGQNAAGKGSVVATFSLEMSKESLVQRMMCSEAKVNAHKLRTGFLQDEEWSRLSEAVNRLWDAPMFIDDTTDMSSLEMRARCRRLKAEQGSLDLVIVDYLQLMRGSSKNSENRNQEITEIARGLKSLARELDVPVIALSQLSRSVERREDKRPMLSDLRESGAIEAEADLVAFIYRPAYYARKDAVSQEAEEKAEQEGGEYEGEEAEVIIAKQRNGPTGTVKLAFLPKFACFANLAHNTEGPDF is encoded by the coding sequence ATGACCGGACGCGTCCCCCCCCAAAACATTGAAGCCGAGATGGCGGTCCTAGGCTCCATGCTCCTGGGCGACCGCAATGCCATCGAGCGGGTCACCGAGTTCCTGGACAAGCAAGACTTCTACCGGGAGGCACACGGGCGCATCTTCGAGGCCATGCTCTCGCTGGTCGATAAAGACGAGCCGGTGGATATCGTCACGCTCAAGGACGAGCTCACACGCCGAGGGACTCTGGAGCAGACCGGGGGCTACCTCTACCTGATGCAGCTCGCCGAGTACGTCCCCACCCCCGCCAATATCGTCTACTACGCCAAGATCGTCTCCGAGAAAGCCGTCCTGCGCCGCCTGATCGAGACCGCCTCCGAGATCGCGGGGATGGCCTACGGCGAGACCGACGAAGTAGACACACTCGTAGACCAGGCGGAGCGCGCGATCTTCAATGTCGCCCGCAAGCGCAAGACCGAGGGCTTCACCCCCCTGCGCCCCCTTCTGAGCGAGGTCTTCGAGCAGATCGATGTCGCCTACCACGATAAAGGCGTCGTTAGTGGCACCGACACCGGCTTCTACGACCTCAACTACATCACCAGCGGCCTCAAACGCGGAGATTTAATCATCGTCGCCGCGCGCCCCTCGATGGGGAAGTGTCTCACTGCACGAACCCTGGTTGATGATCCGCTAACCGGCGAGCGCCTCACCATTGAGGAAGCCGTTCGCCGAAAGATGCCGCGCATCGCAGGGGTCTCGGAGTGCGGGCGTATCCGGCCCACCGCCATCTCGGATTGGATTGACAGCGGAATCAAACCCGCCTTCCGTGTCACCACAAAAACGGGGCGCTTTGTCGAAGTCACAGGGCACCATCCGTTTCTGACTGTCAAGGGCTGGCAACCTCTTCATGATCTGGTGGTGGGAGATAGTATTGCTGTACCTCGACACCTGCCTGTCTTTGGTAGGGACAACAACCTTTCTTCGGATCGAATTCGTCTTCTCGCTTACTTGATTGCTGAAGGGGGATTGACCGATTCTTGCCCCGAATGGACGAATACTGATCCTGAGCTGATTGCAGATTTCAAAAAAATTATTGCCTCGGAGTTTTCAGAGTTAAGTGTGCGACAGGAGAAGATCACTTACATAGTCTCGCGATCCTTTGTTCCTGGAACACGGAAGAATCAACCGAATCCCTTAACTGATTGGCTCAGGGAACTGGGGCTCTGGGGGAAACTTGCTGAGGAGAAAAAATTTCCTGATTGCATCTGGGAACTCTCCAAGGAATCACTCGCCGATTTTCTGCGTGTATTGATGAGCTGTGATGGCACTATCTATCCCATGAGCGGTTTTGCTCGAATCGAGTTTGCGGTTGCCTCGGAGCCACTTGCTCGGGATGTACAGCATGCTCTTGTGCGCTTTGGTATCGTGGCAAAACTCTGGCAAAAAAATAAGCGTTGCTGGCGTGTCGAAGTGACTGATCCAGAATCCGTTGCTCGCTACCAAGCAGAGATTGGTTGGCTTGGAGAGAAGGCACAGCGTCAGTTCCGCTTGGAACGTGATACCGCTCGCCGTGGAAATCTGGGGCACCCCCCCAAGGAAGTCTGGGATTTTGTGCGTGTCGCGGCTCAACAGCAAAATCTCTCATTGACCGAACTTGCCCTGAGTACTGGGGAAATTACTGGGCGGGCGGGCTACAATCCTCATACCAATCGTGGCTTGCCTCGTCATCGGCTTTCTGCTTATGCCGAGATTCTTGATAATGATAACTTGCGTGCGATCGCAAGTCCCGAGCTTTATTGGGATGAAATTATCTCCATTGAATCGCTTGGTGAGCAGCAGGTTTATGATCTGACAGTGCCTGATGGGGCGAATTTTATCGCTCAAGACATTATTGTTCATAACACGGCTCTGACGATGAATATTGGGCAGAATGCGGCGGGCAAGGGAAGTGTGGTGGCGACCTTCTCGCTTGAGATGAGCAAGGAGTCGCTGGTGCAGCGCATGATGTGCTCCGAGGCAAAAGTCAATGCCCACAAGCTGCGTACGGGGTTTCTCCAGGACGAAGAGTGGTCGCGGCTCTCGGAGGCGGTGAATAGGCTCTGGGACGCGCCGATGTTTATCGACGACACCACGGACATGAGCTCGCTGGAGATGCGCGCGCGGTGCCGTCGCCTGAAGGCCGAGCAGGGCTCGCTGGACTTGGTGATTGTCGACTACCTCCAGCTCATGCGCGGCTCCAGCAAGAACTCCGAGAACCGCAACCAGGAGATCACCGAGATCGCCCGCGGCCTCAAGAGCCTCGCCCGCGAGCTAGATGTCCCCGTGATCGCGCTCTCCCAGCTCTCCCGCTCCGTGGAGCGCCGTGAGGACAAACGCCCCATGCTCTCTGACCTCAGGGAGAGCGGCGCCATCGAGGCGGAGGCCGATCTGGTTGCGTTTATCTACCGTCCCGCGTACTATGCGCGCAAGGATGCGGTCTCGCAGGAGGCGGAGGAGAAGGCGGAGCAAGAGGGCGGCGAGTACGAGGGAGAAGAGGCGGAGGTGATTATCGCCAAGCAGAGAAACGGCCCCACGGGGACCGTCAAGCTGGCGTTCTTGCCCAAGTTTGCCTGTTTTGCCAACCTGGCCCACAATACGGAAGGGCCAGATTTTTAG
- a CDS encoding DUF1844 domain-containing protein, with amino-acid sequence MPEEEEEGFTFRDRRRLTTEETAPAPPPAPAAPAPAPEPEIEEAPLGYDEGEGDEEESTELPDVRSVLALFMGELRNLAWLRMGLVANPMTGQIERDLAQAQMAINTVGFLAEQLEPHVAPEERLPLKAMVSDLRLNFVEQSKRP; translated from the coding sequence ATGCCCGAAGAAGAGGAAGAAGGATTCACCTTCCGCGACCGCCGACGTCTGACCACCGAGGAGACCGCCCCCGCCCCGCCCCCCGCACCCGCTGCCCCTGCACCCGCTCCAGAACCCGAGATTGAAGAGGCCCCTCTGGGCTACGACGAGGGTGAGGGCGACGAAGAAGAGAGCACAGAGCTCCCCGATGTCCGCTCGGTCTTGGCCCTCTTCATGGGCGAGCTACGCAACCTTGCGTGGCTCCGCATGGGGCTTGTCGCCAACCCGATGACCGGCCAGATCGAGCGCGATCTCGCCCAGGCCCAGATGGCGATCAACACGGTCGGCTTCCTCGCCGAGCAGCTAGAGCCCCATGTCGCCCCCGAGGAGCGCCTGCCGCTCAAGGCCATGGTGAGCGATCTTCGTCTTAACTTCGTGGAGCAGAGCAAGCGTCCATGA
- the rpsJ gene encoding 30S ribosomal protein S10: protein MRNDKVRIRLRAFDHRVLDQSAEKIVDTARRTGARIAGPVLLPTEKRIFTVQRNATIDKESMEHFEMRTHKRLIDILNPGPKTIDALMRLDLPSGVDIEIKL, encoded by the coding sequence ATGCGAAACGACAAGGTACGAATCCGCCTCCGAGCATTCGATCACCGTGTTCTCGATCAGTCTGCGGAAAAAATCGTAGACACCGCGCGCCGGACCGGTGCACGGATCGCGGGCCCGGTTCTTCTGCCGACGGAGAAGCGGATCTTTACGGTGCAGCGTAATGCCACCATCGACAAAGAGTCGATGGAGCACTTCGAGATGCGAACCCATAAGCGTCTCATCGACATTCTCAATCCTGGTCCGAAGACGATCGATGCGCTGATGCGCTTGGATCTGCCCTCGGGTGTGGATATCGAGATCAAACTCTAA
- a CDS encoding MlaD family protein translates to MNHRNQKNYFLTGAIVATVAVGGSLAKSWLNRMQVARNSYPVTLVLKDARGLRGSEPIEIAGVPVGHVTRVHLASDLRRVLVEARLSRELKLSQDSSAWVEVPLLGGSSTVHLEPGHATALLAPGAQIQERVYE, encoded by the coding sequence ATGAATCACAGGAATCAAAAAAATTATTTTCTCACGGGAGCTATCGTAGCCACCGTCGCTGTGGGAGGCTCGCTCGCCAAGAGCTGGCTCAACCGTATGCAAGTGGCTCGGAACTCCTACCCCGTGACCCTTGTCTTGAAGGATGCGCGAGGGCTTCGGGGAAGTGAGCCTATCGAGATAGCCGGTGTTCCCGTGGGACATGTCACACGAGTGCACCTCGCCTCCGACCTGCGCCGTGTGCTGGTGGAGGCGCGACTCTCCCGGGAGCTGAAGCTGAGCCAGGACTCGTCGGCGTGGGTGGAGGTTCCGCTTCTGGGGGGGAGCTCCACTGTGCACCTCGAGCCGGGGCACGCCACCGCGCTTCTTGCGCCGGGGGCACAGATCCAAGAGAGAGTCTATGAGTAG